From a region of the Triticum aestivum cultivar Chinese Spring chromosome 7D, IWGSC CS RefSeq v2.1, whole genome shotgun sequence genome:
- the LOC123171398 gene encoding L-type lectin-domain containing receptor kinase IX.1-like, with product MGSRRPHTTLVFLVLLYLFCAPRRASSLSFNLNFSDPSAGSWIASTGDAFTTPSTLELTKNARNADIQNSVGRAWYARKVPLWSNATGEMASFTTAFSFQITPDMDSVTYSGDGMAFFLGQFPSKIPNNSVGGGLALLPKFADGTGDSRIVAVEFDTFANMECADINSNHVGIDVNSLTSTASTDTTSWPGKNLTSPNVLKTATVMYHNDSKMLAVDLLIDGALYQVNATVDLSTYLPEEVAVGFSAATGGVFELHQILSWSFSSTLESKKEAPPPAEAPLPISTSSNNKHKKMVPILVSVIVPLLLLFVCAAVVLGWRRHKKRRVNEDSEEECLDRADLERGVAAGGPRRYIYNELVAATGNFAEEKKLGRGGFGSVYGGQLTLAAAVGGDQDRRAVAVKVLSAESSAQGRKEFEAEVRIISRLKHRNLVQLLGWCDSRKGLLLVYELVAKGSLDRHLYNKDRKHLTWPQRYNIILGLGSALRYLHGEWEQCIVHGDIKPSNIMLDSSMSTKLGDFGLARLVDHDTGLLQTTKAVLGTAGYIDPEFVNTRRPCTESDVYSFGIVLLEIVSGRRPVTETAGKSFTLLRWVWSMYGRNTILDAADERLRGNEADEQWMVRVLIVGLWCAHPERSERPSVAQAMHVLQSDEARLPALALHMYRTVPDPASSGPYGSFSVESSNSGCVRSSSDSTGNTTLSSESSSTALLRYSRDH from the coding sequence TCCTTCAACCTCAACTTCTCCGACCCCAGCGCCGGCTCGTGGATTGCCTCCACCGGCGATGCATTCACCACTCCGTCGACGCTTGAGCTGACAAAAAATGCACGTAATGCAGATATTCAGAACAGCGTCGGCCGGGCATGGTACGCGCGCAAGGTGCCGCTATGGAGCAACGCCACCGGCGAGATGGCCAGCTTCACCACCGCCTTCTCCTTCCAAATCACTCCAGACATGGACAGCGTGACATATTCAGGCGATGGGATGGCCTTCTTCCTCGGGCAATTCCCTTCCAAGATCCCGAACAACAGCGTGGGCGGCGGCCTCGCCCTCCTCCCCAAGTTCGCTGACGGAACAGGTGACAGCCGGATCGTGGCGGTGGAGTTCGACACTTTTGCCAACATGGAATGTGCCGACATCAACTCAAACCATGTCGGCATTGATGTCAACTCCCTCACCTCCACCGCATCCACGGACACGACGAGCTGGCCGGGAAAGAACCTCACGTCGCCCAATGTTTTGAAAACCGCCACTGTGATGTACCATAATGACTCCAAGATGTTGGCCGTTGATCTCCTCATTGATGGTGCCTTGTACCAGGTCAATGCCACCGTTGATCTGAGCACATATTTACCAGAGGAGGTCGCTGTGGGCTTCTCGGCGGCGACCGGCGGGGTCTTCGAGCTGCACCAGATACTGTCATGGTCATTCAGCTCCACTCTGGAATCAAAGAAGGAAGCACCTCCACCTGCTGAAGCTCCCCTTCCAATTTCAACCAGCAGCAACAACAAGCACAAAAAGATGGTACCAATTCTAGTATCTGTCATAGTTCCTCTGCTTCTTTTGTTTGTCTGCGCGGCGGTGGTGCTGGGATGGCGGCGACACAAGAAAAGAAGAGTAAACGAGGACAGCGAAGAAGAGTGCCTCGACAGAGCTGACCTCGAGAGGGGTGTGGCTGCCGGAGGCCCCAGACGGTACATCTACAACGAGCTGGTCGCCGCAACGGGTAACTTCGCGGAGGAGAAGAAGCTCGGGCGAGGCGGCTTTGGGAGCGTTTACGGGGGCCAGCTCACACTAGCAGCGGCCGTCGGAGGTGACCAAGACCGTCGAGCGGTGGCAGTGAAGGTGCTATCAGCGGAGTCGTCGGCGCAGGGGAGGAAGGAGTTCGAGGCAGAGGTGAGGATCATTAgcagacttaagcatcgcaacCTTGTACAGCTGCTGGGCTGGTGCGACAGCCGCAAGGGGCTCCTGCTTGTCTACGAGCTCGTCGCAAAGGGCAGCCTAGACAGGCACCTCTACAACAAGGACAGAAAGCATCTCACATGGCCACAGAGGTACAATATCATCCTCGGCTTGGGATCCGCGTTGCGCTACCTCCACGGAGAATGGGAGCAGTGCATCGTGCATGGCGACATCAAGCCCAGCAACATCATGCTGGACTCATCGATGAGCACCAAGCTCGGGGACTTCGGATTGGCCCGGCTCGTCGACCACGATACTGGGTTGCTGCAGACCACCAAGGCCGTGCTCGGCACCGCCGGCTACATCGACCCCGAGTTCGTCAACACGCGTCGGCCGTGCACTGAGTCCGATGTCTACAGCTTCGGCATCGTTCTACTGGAGATCGTCTCCGGCCGGCGGCCGGTGACGGAGACCGCGGGGAAATCCTTCACTCTGCTCAGGTGGGTGTGGAGCATGTATGGCAGGAACACGATCCTCGACGCGGCGGATGAGCGGCTGAGGGGTAACGAGGCCGACGAGCAGTGGATGGTGCGGGTGCTCATCGTCGGGCTCTGGTGCGCGCACCCGGAACGGAGCGAGCGGCCATCTGTCGCCCAGGCAATGCACGTCCTGCAGTCCGATGAGGCGAGGCTGCCGGCACTCGCTCTGCATATGTACAGGACTGTGCCGGACCCTGCGTCATCTGGCCCGTACGGGTCTTTCTCCGTTGAGAGCTCCAACTCCGGTTGTGTTCGCTCTTCTTCGGATAGCACCGGCAACACCACTCTTTCCTCTGAGTCATCATCGACTGCGTTGCTACGATATTCCAGGGATCACTAA